Genomic segment of bacterium Unc6:
AAAGTGATTTAAGAAAAACCTCTATAACTGCCTTTAAATCTGTGAACCGCACATTTCTATCCACAAAAAACCCCTCTATCTGATGGAACATAAAAGAATGGGTTGCATCTACTGCATCAGGCCTGTAGACCCTTCCCGGAGATACAACCCTCAGGGGAGGTTTTATTTTTTCCATCACCCTTCCCTGAACAGTTGAGGTCTGACTTCTTAATAAAAGATTATTTTCTTTATCAGGCGCGGGAATATCAAGATAGAATGTATCAAAGGCATCTCTTGAGGGATGGTTCTTGGGGATATTAAGCATTGTAAAATTATATTTTTCAGATTCTACCTCGGGACCTTCTATAACAGAAAAGCCCATTCTTATGAAAATATCGCATATTTCATCTATAACCTTTGACAGTGGATGGACACTTCCCTGAAAACCTACAACCGGCATTGAGATATCTATGAAAGGTTTTTCTTCATCGTGCCGAAGAGCGGATAATTTATCATTGATAGTTTGTTCTAATTGCTTGCGCCAGATATTTATTGCTTTTCCAATAACAGGTCTTTCTTCAACCGGAAGATTACCGATACCTGTTAGCATTTCAGAAATAACACCTTTTCTGCCAAGATATTTTATCTTTATCTTTTCTAACTCTTTTATATTTTTTGCAGACTCTACTTCAAGCAATGCAGACTCTCTTATTTTATCAATACCAATGGTCATATCTTTGCAGATGTCGCAGTTTTTGTTAACTCTGTAAATGAAGAGGGGTCGTTTAGTGCTATCTGGGCAAGGACCCTCCTATCTAATTCAACCTTTGCTTTTTTAAGTCCGTTTATAAAACTACTATACATAATATTATTCGCCCTGCATGCGGCATTTAAGGCAACTATCCACTTTTGCCTGAAATCTCTTTTTTTTACCTTTCTATCTCTTGTGGCATAAACAAGGGCCCTTCTTTTTGTTTGGAGTGCATGCCTGTAATGTTTGGACCTTCCAAGATATGCACCTTTCATACTTTTCAAAAGTCTTTTTCGTCTTTTTAGTCTTGCTACATTTGTTTTTACTCTTGACATTTTATCCTCCAAATTTTATTTACATAGTATTGATTAATATGGTAGCAATGAAAGAATCCGTTTTTTCTCAACATTGCTTATCTGTTTTACACCGGAAATTTTTCTCTTTCTTTTTCTATTTTTTGATATTAAAAGATGTCTGTGCCCGGACCTGCTATGAATAATCTTCCCCCTTGCAGTAATGCGAAACCTTTTAGCAGCTGCTTTTACAGTTTTTAATTTTTTCAATTAAATCCCCCCTTATTTGGGTTTTAAAACAACAACTATATTCCTACCATCCTGAACAGGTGCTTTTTCAATTCCAGTCCACCCGGAAGAATCCTGGATAAACCTGTCAAGAGTTAACCGCCCTTTTTCCATATGTATCATTTCTCTACCTCTGAAAGTCATTGTTATCTTCACTCTTTTGCCCTTTTTTATAAAACCTTCCATATATTTAAGTTTTACAAGATAATCATGTTCTGCAATCTTTGGCCTGATTTTTATCTCTTTTACATCAGAAGAGTGTTGTTTCTTTTTTGCCTCTCTTGTTCTTTTCTCCTGCTCGTATTTAAACTTTTTAAAATCCATTACCCTGCAAACAGGGGGTGTTGCATTGGGAGCAACCTCAACCAAGTCAAGACCTTGTTCTCTTGCCATTCTTAATCCTTCTGATAACGTAACAATACCAATCTGCTCACCATTTGCACCTATAAGACGAATCTGAAGTGCCCTTATTTGTGTGTTAATCCTTATAAAACTAGAAATCTTTAATCACCTCCTCCTTGTTTGCCCGGAGCACCAGTTGCCTGTTTTTATTCCAAGGCCTCCTGCCTGCGGTAGGCAGATGTTGTATCGGGGTTATGCGATAAGCCCCTGCAGAGTTAGGTATTCTAACATCCTATTACAAAAGTATCAATTGTAACAATAAACCATGTTATCTACTTTACACTTTTTCTACCCATAATTTTTTAAATTCTTCAGTTATTTTATAACCCAAAGGCGTGTTTATGTTCACCTTATCAGTATCAGTGGTTTTTTCTGTTCCGCCTATATGTAGAGGAGATTTTTGTTTTGTTCTTTGCGAAAGGAATTCCTGAACACCTACAACCCTGGCTCCGCTTTTTTTTACAAATTCTCTTATTGCAATATCATCTGTTATAAATACCATCTGTTTTGGATTGCCTTTGTTCACAAGCTTTTTTATAACATTATCTGCTGGCTCATCTCTTGAAAATATAACACTGCAACCACTATGTCTTTCTATTCCTATTACGCCGCTTTTGCCATCAAAAACAACTACTAACCTGTTTCTTTCGCTTCCGGCACAATTTTTAAGCCTCTGGATAACCAATCTTCTTCCCTGCTCCAGTGAAATATTTTCGCATTCTTTTATTTTGTGCAATATATTATAACCATCTGCAATAAATATAATAGACATCTATCTTATCTGCCTCTTCGCAAATGTGAACCTGAAACTCTGCACCAGCCCTTCTCT
This window contains:
- a CDS encoding phenylalanine--tRNA ligase subunit alpha translates to MTIGIDKIRESALLEVESAKNIKELEKIKIKYLGRKGVISEMLTGIGNLPVEERPVIGKAINIWRKQLEQTINDKLSALRHDEEKPFIDISMPVVGFQGSVHPLSKVIDEICDIFIRMGFSVIEGPEVESEKYNFTMLNIPKNHPSRDAFDTFYLDIPAPDKENNLLLRSQTSTVQGRVMEKIKPPLRVVSPGRVYRPDAVDATHSFMFHQIEGFFVDRNVRFTDLKAVIEVFLKSLFGKEVKTRFIPHYFPFTEPSAEVEMSCIFCSGKGCGVCNGSGWKEILGCGMIHQNVFQNVGYSKARFTGFAFGMGVERIAMLKYLIPDIRLFFENDIRFLRQF
- a CDS encoding 50S ribosomal protein L20 encodes the protein MSRVKTNVARLKRRKRLLKSMKGAYLGRSKHYRHALQTKRRALVYATRDRKVKKRDFRQKWIVALNAACRANNIMYSSFINGLKKAKVELDRRVLAQIALNDPSSFTELTKTATSAKI
- a CDS encoding 50S ribosomal protein L35, yielding MKKLKTVKAAAKRFRITARGKIIHSRSGHRHLLISKNRKRKRKISGVKQISNVEKKRILSLLPY
- a CDS encoding translation initiation factor IF-3, which gives rise to MRINTQIRALQIRLIGANGEQIGIVTLSEGLRMAREQGLDLVEVAPNATPPVCRVMDFKKFKYEQEKRTREAKKKQHSSDVKEIKIRPKIAEHDYLVKLKYMEGFIKKGKRVKITMTFRGREMIHMEKGRLTLDRFIQDSSGWTGIEKAPVQDGRNIVVVLKPK